Below is a genomic region from Ancylomarina subtilis.
GCTTACCCCTGACTTGGCGTACCGTGTTATCATTTGATATTATGAATTATCAGATGACTCAACACAGCCTTTTAAAAAAACCTTTCTGTGAAATTTGTAAGCCTGAACTGGAATACAATCCTTCTCCATGGCTTGAAGCCATCACTTTAAAATAGAAACCTTATGTCTGAAAGTACTTTAGTGAATGGTTTGAAAACCATATCAAACGAACTGGGCCTCTTATACCATATCGTTAAAATGCCCCGACTAAATGGTGACCCAAAAATGATAAGCTATGGTATTTGGCCTGCTGACACCAAATATCTTGGAGGAGAAAAATTTGGAGGAAGAAGCAGTGGCTGTGGCTATGTTTGGGACGATGCCATATTAGGAACCATAGGTGAAACAGTGGAACGATATGCCCCTGCCTTTCATAATATTGAAGAAGGCATAAAATCAACTTACCGTAATTTGGATAAAAAAGCAATTCATCCGGATGAATTTGCTCTATTCCATGAAAAACAATACGAAGACCCAAGATTAAACGTACAGCCATTTACCGAGGACATCCCACTAACCTGGTTTCCCATGAAAGATTTAACCAATGGAGAAACATGTTACGTTCCCGGGCAATTTATTTATATGCCATTCACCCGTGACGAAAATTGGGTATCTATAAATACGTCTACCGGTCTGGCAGCACATTCCAACTATTATAAAGCCATACTAAATGGTCTGTACGAGGTCATCGAACGCGATAGTTTTGTGATTACCTGGATGCAGAAACTAATCCCAAAAAAAATTAAAATCACACGTGAAATTCAGAATTACCTGGATGCATATTATCCTCCGCATTTCGAATGGCATTTTTTTGATGTAACCTACGATATAAAAGTGCCAACCATACTGGGTTTTTGTATTGGAGAAACTGAGTATGGCAAATTTATAGCATTTGGCTCTTCAACTCGTATCAGCTACGGCGCATCTCTAAAAAAGGTCATTCAGGAAATCGGACAAACCATACCTTATTTCAGATTCCTTTTGGGTGAAAGAAAAGATTGGAACCCGGATGATGACTATTCAAAACTCATGGATTTCGAAGAGCATTCAATTTTCTATGTAAAACGACAGGATTTGTGGCATATTTTTGACAAATGGAAAGACACAGAACCAAGTAAAGTAATTGATCTTCATGAACCACAAGTGCTATCTGATCAGGAAACAATCAGACATATTGTTGGTCTGCTCAAAGAAAAAAATTACAACGTTCTGTTTAAAGATCTCACAACTCCGGATATCAGACAAATCGGTTTTTACAGCATCAAGGTATTTGTACCTCAACTGATTCCATTATCGGGAGCATACCCGTTGTATTACAATGGAGGGAAACGACTGTATTCTGTCCCTGAAAAAATGGGCTTTACAGCACATGACTACGATAATTTAAATAAATATCCTCACCCTTTCCCTTAATAGAATAGAACCTAAGAATAAAATTCATACCCCATAAATAAAGAAACCAAGCGTGAAATTAACCAACATAAAAGATAAGTATGACGATAAGGATGGCACCCTCTATGGTAAAAAAAACATAGACGAATCCTTAGCCTTACTCTTCCATGAGAATTCAAAATTTACTACACATTCCATGCGAAAGCAAGGTGAACGTATAAGTGCTTTCAGTAACCCCTACGTGGCAGAACGAAGCAGTCAACCCTTTAAAACATATCCAGGCACCGAACAAATCGATCTGTCAGTTTATGAACAAATACCACACAAAGGCGACCTTTTTGAAACAATCAAAAAACGCAGAAGCATAAGGGATTATAAGGCAGATTCAACAATTTCCTTAAATGAACTCTATGTCTTACTTCAATATTCATATGGGGTAAACCTCCGACAGAAGATGGAAGGCTTTGGAGTCGATGGGCATATTGGTCTTCGTAATGTTCCTTCAGGAGGAGGCTTGTTTCCTCTGGAGCTTTATATCGTCATATTCAAAGCCCATATCCCCTCAGGTTTGTATCATTTTAGATCCGACTCCATGTGTCTCGAAAAAATAAAAGAAGGGGAATTCATGGATGAATTAATCAAGATCATCCAGGCTGAGCCATACGTAAATATGAGAAGTTCTTCGGCCTTATTTATCACGACGGGCATCCTCGAAAGACAAATGATTAAATATGGCGATCGCGCTTATCGTTTCATGCTACAGGAATCTGGTTTTGTAAGCATGATGATGAGTCTTTTAGCCGAATCTCTCAACCTGGGCAGTTGTATGCTAGGGGGGTACAACGACGATAAGGTAAATGAATTTCTGGGAATTGATGGTGTTTTTGAAAGCGTAAACAACCTCCTTGTTGTTGGTAGTAAGAAAGACTAAATACAATGGCTATCATACTGACTACTCTACAATTATTTTTAATCGTCTATAAAAAAGCTAATCCCAATATAAACTTACAATTCTATGAACAAAATCCTTATAACGAACATTTCCTATTCCGTAAAGGGTAAACAAATTCTCAACGATTTAAGTTTTGAAGTAAAACAGAATGAGGTATTTGCTCTAATAGGCAAAAATGGAAGTGGAAAATCAAGCTTGATAGATATCATCCTTCAGGATTTAAAACCTGACAGTGGAGAAGTAAAACTGTTTGGGAAAGAAAAATGTAACTACAAAAACGTGGGCATTTTATACGATCACTTACCTCTAATTACTTTGCTCCGGGTTGAAGAAATTATCAAATATTACTGTACCGTTCACAAACTAAAGTATGCTACAATAGCTCAACACTTTTTTGAAGATTTTGAGATCAAACCCATAGAAAAATCATTCATCAGAACCCTCTCTTTAGGTGAGAAGAAAAGAGTCTCAATATTATTGGCAGTCATGCACAATCCAGACTTACTTATTCTGGACGAGCCCTTTGCCAATGTGGATCCGACTATAACAAACCGAATATGGAACGTTTTAAAGAGAGACGGCCGAACCATTTTTTTCACAACTCATAATTGGGCTGATGCCGAAAAGCGTGCAGACAAGGTGGCATTTCTTGGAAATGGAAAACTCATTGCAAAACCTCTCAAACCGGCAGAAGCTATCAAAAATTTACCCGCACAAAAAAAGTTAATCTTTACCTCAACACAGGAAGTCGAGCGCCTTTTAACTAAAGAGACATACTATAAACACGATGGAAATATCGTTTGTTTTTCACAACCTGGCTCTTCACTATTCCGCGTTATCGCCCAGTACACAAGCAATTTCTCCATTCAGGATGTAGATTTAACCGACGTTTATTTGTTTCATTTAAAAGCAGAATCACATGTTTAAAATTTTATGTCATTCAATCTATTTTCACTTGATTAATTATCTACGCATTAAGCAAGCCGTATTCTTCTCACTGGCCTTCCCCATCTTCCTTTTTATCGTATTTGGAAATATCTGGGGACTCAATCAGCATGACTATGTCGTCTCACTTTTCACCGGTGTTTTAGGAATGACAATAGCCAGCGATGGTTTGTTCGCTATAGGGCCTGTCGTTAGAGAATATTATGCCTCGGGATTAATAAAATATCTGAGAAAATTACCCATGAATATTTTAACCTATTTCATCGGATTAATAATAAGCCGAATTATTTCCTTACTCGTAGTCTTGGGATTACTCACACTTGTTTCAAAACTGATGTTTAATTTCACCCCATCACCCGAGCAAATTATAAACCTCATAGCTGGTATTGTTATTGGCTTATTCCTATTTGCTTTTTTAGGGCTGACCATATCCTTCTCTGGAATTAAATACGGATCTGAGAAAGGACTCATCAACTTTGTTTTTTTTGGTATTTTATTCACCAGTAATTCCTTCTACCCGGTTGGTCAATTCAACAGTATCGTCGGAGCAATTGGTGATGCGCTTCCACTTAACCCAATTCTACACGTCCTTAGAGATGAATCAAGTGGGTTCATTATCCTATTATGGCTAATTATCCCCATTGTTTTGTTCTCAGTATTATTTCGTCGAATCAAATTCGTTAGATGATGATTATACTACACAGTCTACTCTTTTTTCTATTATTCATGTTGATTCATGAAGGAGGACATATTATTGCAGCCAAAACAATGGCTATACCGATACAAAAAATAGGAGCCAGTTTAAAACCCTACCCTCACTTTTATGTATCAGTCACTTGGCCTCGTTCCATAGTGCAAAAATACTCCTATCTATTCGCAGGCATGGCGCTCACCTGGCTCATTTTTTCAATTGTACAAATCAATGATTACTGGGGTATCAAAAGTCTCTATTATGGTTTGATCATTCAACTAATTGTAGAAATGAATCCATTCCATTCAGATATTATTATCGCCATTGTAACCAACCGAAAAAGCTTCAAAAAAGCAGGTTTTAACGACTTTGAATCCATATATAAAACAGAATTAGATGCCTATCATTTCAGTGCGCTTTGGTATCTGCACTTTAGTCTGTGGATGGTTGTTATTGTTTTACTCCTTAAAATGTCCTAAACAATTAAATAACAAAACTATGAAACACCTTATATTTATTTTATTTCTCGCGTGCTTCAACCTATCTACCCCCTGTAAAGCACTTATTAACACAAACAGTCGACTGATTACTGTACAAAAAAATAAACCTGATTCGACGAACTTTCTGAATGGGATTCAAGGCAAAATCGATCAAACCTTTCTGCTTGCTTTAAAAACAAAACAAGCAGAGCACTTACTCCTTTTAGAACAAAAACTGAATAAACTTGATGCCAAAAATTCAAACCCAATCATCACGTATTGGCAATCCTATGCAAGTTATTATTTATCGATTTGTTACCTGCAGCTAAAGAATAAAAAAGCCTCGGAAAAATCCATCAATAAGGCTATTGAGCTCATTGAAAATCTGGAAAATAAGAATTCTGAAGACTACTCCCTTTTAGCCTATGAACAAAGCTTCTCCTGCCAATTTAAACCAGGCATTATTATTCCCTTTATATCAAAAAAACTAAAAAGAAATTGCGAAACTGCAATACAAATCGATTCGCTGAATATGAGAGCCTACTTTGTTTTAGGCAGCAACGACTTTTATACCCCGGAGATGTTTGGTGGTGGAAAATCTGTCGAAAAAATGCTGCTCAAAGCCATAGATATGCCCGAACAAAAAATAACAAATCCCTTTCTGCCGTCATGGGGAAAAATGGATGCCTATGAATTGTTAATACGCTGGTATATACGAAAGGAAAAATGGAATCTTGCACACAAATACTATCAGGAAGGGCTAAAAAAATACCCAACCAGTTTTCTTATTCAAGAGCTAGCTTCAAAAATAAAAGAATAGATAATGAGACTAACCTGGCTTCTTATTTTCTTATTTACAAGCGCAAGTCTTTGGGGACAAAAACAGCTTACGGGAATAGTGATAGATCAAAACCAAAAACCTGTCTTCGCAGCCAATGTCTATTGGAAACAGCACCCTCAACTGGGTGTTGTTACCGATTTTGACGGTAAATTTAGCATCCTCTTGCCCACACAACAAAATCCCAAACAACTTCTAGTCTCTTTTATTGGTTTTAAAACCCAGGTTATTACCTGGAATGAAATCAAACAACAGGAAAAAATCGTCATTCAATTAAAAGAAGAAAATCGTCAACTCAAAACCATTAATGTTACTGCAAAAGATCCTATTTCTCAAAAATTCTCTGTAATAAGGATGGAAAAAATAGATGTGTATCTTAGTCCTGTAGCCAGTGGAGACCCGCTAAAGGCCATCACATTTTTGCCCTCATCAACAAACACTGATGAAATGGCTAACCCTGCCTTAAGAGGAAGCAGTTCGGATAAGAGTCGAGTAATCTTAAATGGTGTACCCATCTTAAAACCTGTACGCAACAGTCAGATCAATGGGATGGGTAATTTTAGTTTGTTTAACACTGAAATTATACACAAACAATACGTATATGCCAGTAACCCGCCACTAAACTATGGCAATACCAGTGCCGGATTGGTTGAGATAGAAACGGTACAAAAACTTGATCAAAATTCATCTCAAATATCCACATCACTTGCAAGTCTGGGATTTTTCATATCAAAAAAACTGAAAAAAGAATCTCTTATTCAACTGTATGGTAATTGGCAATTCGACGATGCTTTTCTGAATGTTAACAAGCACAGTTTAGATTTATTGAAAGATTTTAAAAGTAAGGATGCAGGTCTGAATTTGAGACTGAAACTACATGACAATTTATGTCTGAATTCATTCAATTACCTTATTGATGAGCAATTTAATGTTTTGGATTATATGTATGGTTATCAGGGTAAATCTATCGCTGATAATCTTAGATTAATCTCCATAACGAATTTACATTACACAACAAACAATGGCTTATTAAGCCTCAATTTAGGATTGGATGCAGCAAAAAACAAATATCATTTTGCTAATCTATTTTCAAGGGGACTAAACAAAACAATTTATATTTCTGCCAATTATAAATGGTCAACAAAAAACAGACATAAATTTCAGTTTGGTCTTAGTGAAGAATACAAATACGATAGATTTCATGACAGTATCCCACTTAACTATTATAATGTAAAAACCGAAGCACCCAACTATTATCAAAAAACAAACCTGAACAATCACAACACTGAAGGCTATATCTATTGGAATTACGAACTAGCATCGAATTTCAGTTTAAGTACAGCTGCACGAATCAACCTTCCCACCAGCAAACAAAATTTCTATTGGAGCGGACAAATTTCCATGCGATACAATTTGAATAAAGATCAATCTTTTTTACTGAGTGGCGGACAATACCACAATTACAATACACCAAATTACTATCAGCGAGATTATGCCCTAAACCGAAGCTATCAAGTGGCTATCGATTACGACTATAAGCTTGAACGCAGCAATTACCATTTGGCTCTTTACTGTAAAAAAGAACATGGGGATTGGAAAGATGAAAACTACCACAATTTTAAAGATGTCAGGATAGCTGGTCTGGAATTTAGCACGAATCACTTCTTTGGGCCTTACCTGAATTTCTCATTATCAAACACGCTGCTAAAACAAGATATTCAGAATGCAAACCAATGGTATCCTGGCAGTCAGAGTCTTGATTATTTCACAAAAATATCTCTGAGTTTTAACCACCCCGGATTATTAAATCTAAGTGCCACCTGGATTGCCAGACCCGGCCTGCGCTACACTCCATTAAAGGAAGTCTTGCATAATCCAGCAACTGATACATGGCAACCTGTACTCAGCGAAGATATTAATAACAAACGTTACGCAAGCTACAATAATCTGAGTGTCAATACGAGCCGCATTTTACAACTGGGGAAAGTATCACTCATAGCCTTTGCGTCAATCACAAATTTACTCAACAAGAAGAACCAGAATACCAAACAATACAATACGGATTATTCATCTTCAGAATTTAATTACTACGAAAAACGGATCTATTATTTTGGCCTAATATGGCAATTAAAAGGCAGATAAGACAGAAACCAATTCCCCCTTGATACAACCATTTGCAATTATAAATACCCATTATTTTATCAAAAAAAACAATTATGAAAAAACTAAATTTCTTATTACTCTTAGGCTTTGCCATATTGATATGCTCGTGCACAAAAGAGGAAATAAACGATATTAAAACAGATCAAAAGAAACAAACGCCTTTAAGTAAATCTAAAATTGATAATGAGATCAGTCGTATCCTTAAAGAAAAAGGAAGTTTTAATTGGTCAGAAGTAAGTGATCTGATGTTGTGGAGTGCGGTACTAAACAGCGATAGCATTGTTAGCATCGGTTATGGCAATAAAGCTTTTGATATCAGTCCTGAAGACAAGACGCATCTATCCAAAGCAGATATCATTACACAGATATCAAACTCGGCAGAATACACCCGAAGATTAAAAAAAGGGCAAAAGACCCTTATCCTCGAAAATAAAACCCTCAATGTAATAGATGTAAAAACATCAAGTTTGGAGATGATAAGCAGCTTAAGAAATAAACCTGATGTGAGGTATATTGAACCAGCAGGTTATAGTTACTTTCCTGAGAATAAAATGAAAAGTTCTAGTGGTTGCGGACAAACCGGAGAAACCATTAACCCCGATGA
It encodes:
- a CDS encoding TonB-dependent receptor, with product MRLTWLLIFLFTSASLWGQKQLTGIVIDQNQKPVFAANVYWKQHPQLGVVTDFDGKFSILLPTQQNPKQLLVSFIGFKTQVITWNEIKQQEKIVIQLKEENRQLKTINVTAKDPISQKFSVIRMEKIDVYLSPVASGDPLKAITFLPSSTNTDEMANPALRGSSSDKSRVILNGVPILKPVRNSQINGMGNFSLFNTEIIHKQYVYASNPPLNYGNTSAGLVEIETVQKLDQNSSQISTSLASLGFFISKKLKKESLIQLYGNWQFDDAFLNVNKHSLDLLKDFKSKDAGLNLRLKLHDNLCLNSFNYLIDEQFNVLDYMYGYQGKSIADNLRLISITNLHYTTNNGLLSLNLGLDAAKNKYHFANLFSRGLNKTIYISANYKWSTKNRHKFQFGLSEEYKYDRFHDSIPLNYYNVKTEAPNYYQKTNLNNHNTEGYIYWNYELASNFSLSTAARINLPTSKQNFYWSGQISMRYNLNKDQSFLLSGGQYHNYNTPNYYQRDYALNRSYQVAIDYDYKLERSNYHLALYCKKEHGDWKDENYHNFKDVRIAGLEFSTNHFFGPYLNFSLSNTLLKQDIQNANQWYPGSQSLDYFTKISLSFNHPGLLNLSATWIARPGLRYTPLKEVLHNPATDTWQPVLSEDINNKRYASYNNLSVNTSRILQLGKVSLIAFASITNLLNKKNQNTKQYNTDYSSSEFNYYEKRIYYFGLIWQLKGR
- a CDS encoding SagB family peptide dehydrogenase, translating into MKLTNIKDKYDDKDGTLYGKKNIDESLALLFHENSKFTTHSMRKQGERISAFSNPYVAERSSQPFKTYPGTEQIDLSVYEQIPHKGDLFETIKKRRSIRDYKADSTISLNELYVLLQYSYGVNLRQKMEGFGVDGHIGLRNVPSGGGLFPLELYIVIFKAHIPSGLYHFRSDSMCLEKIKEGEFMDELIKIIQAEPYVNMRSSSALFITTGILERQMIKYGDRAYRFMLQESGFVSMMMSLLAESLNLGSCMLGGYNDDKVNEFLGIDGVFESVNNLLVVGSKKD
- a CDS encoding ABC transporter ATP-binding protein; amino-acid sequence: MNKILITNISYSVKGKQILNDLSFEVKQNEVFALIGKNGSGKSSLIDIILQDLKPDSGEVKLFGKEKCNYKNVGILYDHLPLITLLRVEEIIKYYCTVHKLKYATIAQHFFEDFEIKPIEKSFIRTLSLGEKKRVSILLAVMHNPDLLILDEPFANVDPTITNRIWNVLKRDGRTIFFTTHNWADAEKRADKVAFLGNGKLIAKPLKPAEAIKNLPAQKKLIFTSTQEVERLLTKETYYKHDGNIVCFSQPGSSLFRVIAQYTSNFSIQDVDLTDVYLFHLKAESHV
- a CDS encoding YcaO-like family protein, producing the protein MSESTLVNGLKTISNELGLLYHIVKMPRLNGDPKMISYGIWPADTKYLGGEKFGGRSSGCGYVWDDAILGTIGETVERYAPAFHNIEEGIKSTYRNLDKKAIHPDEFALFHEKQYEDPRLNVQPFTEDIPLTWFPMKDLTNGETCYVPGQFIYMPFTRDENWVSINTSTGLAAHSNYYKAILNGLYEVIERDSFVITWMQKLIPKKIKITREIQNYLDAYYPPHFEWHFFDVTYDIKVPTILGFCIGETEYGKFIAFGSSTRISYGASLKKVIQEIGQTIPYFRFLLGERKDWNPDDDYSKLMDFEEHSIFYVKRQDLWHIFDKWKDTEPSKVIDLHEPQVLSDQETIRHIVGLLKEKNYNVLFKDLTTPDIRQIGFYSIKVFVPQLIPLSGAYPLYYNGGKRLYSVPEKMGFTAHDYDNLNKYPHPFP
- a CDS encoding ABC transporter permease, giving the protein MFKILCHSIYFHLINYLRIKQAVFFSLAFPIFLFIVFGNIWGLNQHDYVVSLFTGVLGMTIASDGLFAIGPVVREYYASGLIKYLRKLPMNILTYFIGLIISRIISLLVVLGLLTLVSKLMFNFTPSPEQIINLIAGIVIGLFLFAFLGLTISFSGIKYGSEKGLINFVFFGILFTSNSFYPVGQFNSIVGAIGDALPLNPILHVLRDESSGFIILLWLIIPIVLFSVLFRRIKFVR